The genomic DNA CGAACGTTCAACTGGAGCTGGCGATGGGACTCGAACCCGCAACCTGCTGATTACAAGTCAGCTGCTCTACCAATTGAGCTACGCCAGCGCAACTTAACCTATACACGATGTACAAAGAACGTCAAGCAAACCGGTCCAGAAAACAGAAGCATTACCTATACAGAAATGATCCGACGCTGTCAACGTTTTTTTGCCGGAATTTTTCTTTTCCCTCTGCCGACTGCGACAGCAGCCTCAGCTCCCCCTGCTCCAGCAATCCTCCCATCGCGCTCGTTACCTCCGAGAAGCAGGGGCGCAGCATCTTCCCGGCCGCAGACACGAAGCGCTTCCAGAACATGCCGTCGCTCTTCCGCAAGATGGCAAAGTAGAAGTGACTTTTGCAGCCGCTTTTCCCTGTCCGTCCGCGCCACGTGCAGTTTGTTGCCGGAGAAGGGATCGATGCCAGTGTAGTACATGCAGGTCGAAAGCGTACCGGGAGTAGGCGTAAAATCCTGCACCTGCTCCACCCGGAGGCGATACCTCCCGAGAAGCAGTGCAAGCTCCACCATGTCTCCGAGGGTGCAACCCGGATGACCCGACATCATGTAGGGGATAACGTGCTGCCTTCTTCCGAGCCGTTCGCTCTCAGCCCTGAAGCGGGAGAGAAAACTTTCGAAGCGGGCGCGGCCAGGTTTCCGCATAAGCGCCGTCACCCCGTCCACAAGATGTTCCGGGGCTACCTTGAGAAGCCCACCCACATGATGCGCAAGCAGTTCGCCAAAATAAGCCGGCTGCTTATCGAGCAGGTCGTATCTGATTCCCGAGGATACGGCAATATGCTTTACTCCGGTGAGTCCACGCGCCCGTCGAAGAAGCCGTGCTCCCTTCACATCCCCGGCCTTGAGGTGAGGACAGGGAGACGGAGCAAGACAACTCCCTCTCCGGCAGGTCCGGCAGGACGCCAGACTTCCGCTCTCCATGCCGTACATGTTGGCGGTCGGACCGCCAAGGTCGCTGACGCTCCCACGGAACCACTCCGACTCCGTCAGACGCTTCACCTCGCACAGAACCGAATCCTCACTTCTGGACTGGATCGCAGTCCCCTGGTGCTGAGCTATAGCGCAGAAGGCACAGCCGCCGCAGCACCCCCGATGGGTGGTGATCGAGTTCCTTATCTGCTCCCATGC from Geobacter sp. DSM 9736 includes the following:
- a CDS encoding YgiQ family radical SAM protein, which gives rise to MFLPITKEEALKRGWDELDVIFVTGDAYIDHPAFGVPLLARWLESHGFRVGVIPQPDWRSVDAFMVLGRPRLFFAVSAGAMDSMVAHYTPARKLRHDDAYTPGNRHGARPNRACIVYTSRLKEAWRDVPVVIGGIEASLRRFAHYDFWEDKVRRSILFDSKADLLVYGMGERPLLELAERVREGEPFRDIAGVRGTARIQKEFVESDDEPVVHLPSFEEVSADRRKFADAFILVSHEMNPHCARSLVQRHGDRCLVSNPPALPLETTEMDALYNLPFTKKPHPSYREPIPAWEQIRNSITTHRGCCGGCAFCAIAQHQGTAIQSRSEDSVLCEVKRLTESEWFRGSVSDLGGPTANMYGMESGSLASCRTCRRGSCLAPSPCPHLKAGDVKGARLLRRARGLTGVKHIAVSSGIRYDLLDKQPAYFGELLAHHVGGLLKVAPEHLVDGVTALMRKPGRARFESFLSRFRAESERLGRRQHVIPYMMSGHPGCTLGDMVELALLLGRYRLRVEQVQDFTPTPGTLSTCMYYTGIDPFSGNKLHVARTDREKRLQKSLLLCHLAEERRHVLEALRVCGREDAAPLLLGGNERDGRIAGAGGAEAAVAVGRGKRKIPAKKR